A genome region from Sphingomonas sp. BGYR3 includes the following:
- a CDS encoding TspO/MBR family protein, whose amino-acid sequence MSRAALFPIVIAGSLALVTALVGGTLTVLDEWYYALRQPDWAPPGYAFGIIWTAIFAMIALAGVRMWQTAPTRRDAEIAIGLFALNGFLNLGWSFLFFRMHRPDLALYELAALWLSILALILFCGRFSKGAAALLVPYLIWVTIAGALNYQVVQLNGPFA is encoded by the coding sequence ATGAGCAGGGCAGCCCTTTTTCCGATCGTCATCGCCGGATCGCTCGCCCTGGTCACGGCCCTTGTCGGGGGCACGCTGACCGTTCTGGATGAATGGTACTATGCGCTGCGCCAACCGGACTGGGCGCCGCCCGGCTATGCGTTCGGCATCATCTGGACCGCGATCTTTGCCATGATCGCGCTGGCCGGCGTGCGGATGTGGCAGACCGCCCCGACGCGCCGCGATGCGGAAATTGCCATCGGCCTGTTCGCGCTGAACGGCTTTCTCAATCTGGGCTGGAGCTTCCTGTTCTTTCGGATGCACCGCCCTGATCTGGCGCTGTACGAACTGGCGGCGCTGTGGCTGTCGATCCTGGCGCTGATCCTGTTCTGCGGCCGCTTTTCGAAAGGGGCGGCGGCATTGCTGGTCCCGTACCTGATCTGGGTGACGATTGCCGGCGCCCTTAATTATCAGGTGGTCCAGCTCAACGGTCCCTTTGCCTGA
- a CDS encoding geranylgeranyl diphosphate reductase: protein MTQTSYDFDVIVVGGGPSGATAAHELARAGHRVMLLDKAGRTKPCGGAIPPRLLADFDIPHSLMVARARSARIIAPSETSVDMPCGGDGYVGMVDRDVFDEWLRERAAAAGAVRVTGLCEDVDDSAGIARLRYRADRRAEPKTVTARAVIGADGARSAVARQCIPGGGDVACVFAYHEIVEVPDRIVEDYDPSRCDVYYQGHLSPDFYAWIFPHGKTASIGLGSANKGFGLRAATRVLREQTGLSEWKTLREEGAPIPMKPLKRWDNGRNALVVGDAAGVVAPSSGEGIYYAMTAGRMGADAVHRFLETGDARMLRGARRTFMKAHGRVFWILGIMQYFWYRNDKRRERFVKMCADPDVQRLTWEAYMNKQLVRRDPLAHVRVFFKDLGHLFGLRAIEER from the coding sequence ATGACCCAGACGAGCTATGATTTCGACGTGATCGTGGTCGGTGGCGGCCCGTCGGGCGCAACCGCGGCGCATGAACTGGCACGGGCCGGGCACCGGGTGATGCTGCTGGACAAGGCGGGCCGGACCAAGCCGTGCGGCGGCGCGATCCCGCCCCGGTTGCTCGCCGATTTCGACATTCCCCATTCGCTGATGGTCGCCCGCGCGCGATCGGCCCGCATCATCGCGCCGTCCGAAACCAGCGTCGACATGCCGTGCGGCGGCGACGGTTATGTCGGGATGGTCGACCGCGACGTGTTCGACGAATGGCTGCGCGAGCGTGCGGCGGCGGCCGGCGCGGTTCGCGTGACCGGCCTGTGCGAGGATGTGGACGACAGCGCCGGGATTGCGCGCCTTCGCTATCGCGCCGACCGGCGGGCGGAACCCAAAACCGTGACCGCGCGGGCGGTGATCGGTGCCGATGGCGCGCGATCCGCGGTGGCGCGCCAATGCATTCCCGGCGGCGGCGACGTCGCCTGCGTCTTTGCCTATCACGAGATTGTCGAGGTGCCCGATCGCATCGTCGAGGATTATGATCCGTCCCGCTGCGACGTCTATTATCAGGGGCATCTGTCCCCCGATTTCTATGCCTGGATCTTTCCGCACGGCAAGACGGCGAGCATTGGCCTGGGCAGCGCGAACAAGGGGTTTGGCCTGCGTGCCGCAACGCGCGTGCTGCGCGAACAGACCGGCCTGTCGGAATGGAAGACGTTGCGCGAAGAGGGCGCGCCCATCCCGATGAAGCCGCTGAAACGGTGGGACAATGGCCGCAATGCGCTGGTCGTGGGCGATGCCGCCGGTGTCGTCGCCCCTTCGTCGGGTGAGGGCATCTATTACGCCATGACCGCCGGCCGGATGGGGGCCGATGCCGTGCATCGATTCCTGGAAACCGGCGATGCGCGGATGCTCCGCGGTGCCCGGCGCACCTTCATGAAGGCCCATGGCCGGGTGTTCTGGATCCTGGGGATCATGCAGTATTTCTGGTACCGCAACGACAAGCGCCGCGAACGCTTCGTCAAGATGTGCGCCGATCCCGATGTCCAGCGCTTGACATGGGAAGCCTATATGAACAAGCAATTGGTCCGCCGGGATCCGCTCGCGCATGTCCGCGTGTTCTTTAAGGATCTTGGCCATTTGTTCGGCTTGAGGGCCATCGAGGAACGCTAG
- a CDS encoding BCD family MFS transporter, producing MASRASDPGIGWLSIVRLGLVQAAIGAMVMLATSMLNRVMVVEYGVVAAVPAGLVAWHYAVQLTRPIWGHRSDRSARRTPWIMMGLGIQALGTVIAVDATILIPQWYGPALVLAILGFTLIGIGVGMAGTALLALIASRVSVARKPAAAALTWTMMIAGIVVAAGVSGKYLDPFAADRLAIVASMVVLCAFSIALLALRGLEVRSLSLSAPRGEGEGASFGQVLAEIRADPRAWRFTGFVFISMVAYSIQDLVLEPFAGLVFDMTPGQSTQLAGLQHGGILLGMLIAGAGGTLHARRYGRNPTLWIVLGCTGSAVMLAGLALAALTGRAWPLTANIFCLGVANGVFAVAAVGAMLSMASDGRTAGEGARMGVWGAAQAIAFGTGGLLGALLLDLMRTMGADNAAFATVFAVEGVMFIAAALVAVGIRLRGASTPKGAFT from the coding sequence ATATGGCGTCGTGGCGGCGGTTCCGGCCGGGCTGGTCGCATGGCATTATGCGGTTCAGCTGACCCGCCCGATCTGGGGACATCGCAGCGACCGTTCCGCGCGGCGCACGCCATGGATCATGATGGGCCTCGGCATTCAGGCGCTGGGCACGGTGATCGCGGTCGATGCGACGATCCTGATCCCGCAATGGTATGGCCCCGCGCTGGTGCTGGCCATTCTCGGCTTCACGCTGATCGGCATTGGCGTCGGTATGGCGGGCACGGCGCTGCTCGCCCTGATCGCGTCGCGCGTTTCGGTGGCGCGCAAGCCCGCTGCGGCCGCGCTGACCTGGACCATGATGATTGCCGGGATCGTCGTTGCGGCGGGGGTATCGGGCAAATATCTCGATCCGTTCGCGGCGGACCGGCTGGCGATCGTTGCCAGCATGGTCGTGCTGTGCGCGTTTTCCATCGCGCTGCTCGCCCTTCGCGGGCTGGAGGTGCGCAGCCTGTCCTTATCCGCGCCAAGGGGCGAGGGGGAGGGCGCATCCTTTGGTCAGGTGCTGGCCGAAATCCGGGCCGATCCGCGCGCGTGGCGCTTTACGGGGTTCGTGTTCATCTCGATGGTTGCCTACAGCATCCAGGATCTCGTGCTGGAACCGTTTGCGGGTCTGGTTTTCGACATGACGCCGGGTCAGTCGACCCAGCTGGCCGGATTGCAGCATGGCGGCATCCTGTTGGGTATGCTGATCGCCGGGGCGGGCGGCACCCTTCACGCCCGGCGCTATGGCCGCAACCCCACCTTGTGGATCGTGCTGGGCTGCACTGGCTCTGCCGTGATGCTGGCCGGGCTGGCGCTGGCGGCGCTGACCGGCAGGGCATGGCCGCTGACGGCCAATATCTTCTGCCTGGGCGTTGCCAATGGCGTGTTCGCCGTGGCGGCGGTCGGCGCAATGCTGAGCATGGCGAGCGATGGCAGGACCGCGGGCGAGGGCGCGCGGATGGGCGTTTGGGGCGCGGCGCAGGCCATCGCCTTTGGCACCGGCGGGCTGCTGGGTGCGCTGCTCCTTGATCTGATGCGGACCATGGGCGCGGACAACGCCGCCTTTGCCACCGTGTTTGCCGTTGAAGGCGTGATGTTCATCGCCGCTGCGCTGGTCGCGGTCGGCATCCGCTTAAGGGGCGCCTCGACGCCGAAGGGAGCGTTCACATGA